In Zingiber officinale cultivar Zhangliang chromosome 6A, Zo_v1.1, whole genome shotgun sequence, a single genomic region encodes these proteins:
- the LOC121995952 gene encoding cyclin-dependent kinase F-4-like, producing MERYKLIKEVGDGTFGSVWRALNKLTGQIVAIKKMKRKYYSWDECMNLREVKSLRRMNHPNIVKLKEVIRENDILYFVFEYMEFNLFQIMKDRGKGFSEAEIRNWSFQIFQALSYMHHRGYFHRDLKPENLLVTKDIIKIADFGLAREVCSQPPYTEYVSTRWYRAPEVLLQSSMYDASVDMWAMGAIMAELFTLRPLFPGASEVDEIYKICSVIGSPNENSWAEGLQLADVMKYQFPACSGVHLSSLIPSASEEAVNLISALCSWDPCQRPKAAETLQHPFFQSCFHIHPPLHSREGRLSHTPPVGIKGAMEQHSSRRNSAGSLSVTRSANNVVLTKANSPLRAGAQRKLEMDKQELEKREKSVKDNLKQSRYKPPARNVPAYSGHSTRKVADSREKMCAETADKLARMSVSSGTQLKSTRLPPPPPPMKAGGWHGRTDFLARSHEIPSAKRYSRKVMG from the exons ATGGAAAG GTACAAACTAATTAAAGAAGTTGGAGATGGAACTTTTGGAAGTGTTTGGCGTGCACTTAATAAACTGACTGGACAAATT GTTGCAATTAAGAAAATGAAGAGGAAATATTACTCATGGGATGAGTGTATGAATCTTCGAGAAGTTAAA TCTTTGCGGCGCATGAACCATCCAAATATTGTCAAGCTTAAGGAGGTTATAAGAGAGAATGATATTTTGTACTTCGTGTTTGAATACATG GAATTCAACCTTTTCCAAATTATGAAAGACAGAGGCAAGGGTTTCTCGGAGGCAGAAATTCGTAATTGGTCTTTTCAGATATTTCAAGCCCTTTCTTACATGCATCATCGTGGCTATTTTCACCGAGACCTTAAGCCTG AGAACTTATTGGTCACAAAGGACATCATAAAGATAGCAGATTTTGGCCTTGCTCGAGAAGTTTGTTCACAACCACCTTACACTGAATATGTTTCTACTCGCTG GTACCGGGCACCTGAAGTCTTGTTGCAGTCATCCATGTATGATGCCTCAGTAG ATATGTGGGCAATGGGTGCTATCATGGCAGAACTATTTACTCTAAGGCCACTTTTTCCCGGTGCAAG TGAAGTGGACGAGATCTACAAGATCTGCAGTGTGATTGGTAGTCCAAATGAAAATTCTTGGGCTGAAGGGTTGCAGCTTGCAGATGTGATGAAATATCAGTTTCCTGCG TGTTCTGGTGTCCATCTATCGTCACTAATTCCATCAGCCAGTGAAGAGGCAGTCAATCTAATTTCA GCACTTTGTTCCTGGGATCCATGCCAGAGACCAAAAGCTGCTGAAACTCTTCAGCATCCCTTCTTTCAA TCTTGCTTTCATATCCATCCACCTCTTCATTCTAGGGAGGGAAGATTATCTCACACGCCTCCTG TTGGGATTAAGGGAGCTATGGAGCAGCATAGTAGTAGAAGAAATTCAGCTGGATCTCTTTCTGTTACAAGATCAGCTAATAATGTTGTGCTAACAAAGGCGAATTCTCCTCTGAGAGCTG GTGCTCAGAGGAAACTGGAAATGGATAAACAG GAACTCGAAAAAAGAGAGAAATCTGTGAAGGACAACCTGAAACAATCTCGCTATAAACCACCTGCAAGAAACGTTCCAG CATACTCAGGCCACAGCACTCGTAAGGTGGCCGATTCACGAGAGAAGATGTGTGCTGAAACAGCGGACAAACTGGCACGGATGTCGGTGAGCTCTGGCACACAGCTGAAGAGCACAAGACTGCCCCCGCCACCACCTCCTATGAAAGCCGGTGGTTGGCACGGCCGAACGGATTTTCTCGCTCGATCACACGAGATTCCTTCGGCCAAAAGGTACTCGAGGAAAGTCATGGGCTGA